In the Ursus arctos isolate Adak ecotype North America unplaced genomic scaffold, UrsArc2.0 scaffold_5, whole genome shotgun sequence genome, one interval contains:
- the SLC23A1 gene encoding solute carrier family 23 member 1 isoform X3, with the protein MKLLSSWRARLPAGPWSGAWPWAQQPRRTAHNCAPKMRAQENPEGRTQHESLGSAGNSTRDPMVPLPTEPKFDMLYKIEDVPPWYLCILLGFQHYLTCFSGTIAVPFLLAEALCVGRDQHMVSQLIGTIFTCVGITTLIQTTVGIRLPLFQASAFAFLVPAKAILALERWKCPPEEEIYGNWSLPLNTSHIWHPRIREVQGAIMVSSTVEVVIGLMGLPGALLSYIGPLTVTPTVSLIGLSVFQAAGDRAGSHWGISACSILLIVLFSQYLRNLAFLLPVYRWGKGLTLFRIQIFKMFPIVLAIMTVWLLCYILTLTNVLPSDPTAYGFQARTDARGDIMAIAPWIRIPYPCQWGLPTVTAAAVLGMFSATLAGIIESIGDYYACARLAGAPPPPVHAINRGIFTEGICCIIAGLLGTGNGSTSSSPNIGVLGITKVGSRRVVQYGAGIMLVLGTIGKFTALFASLPDPILGGMFCTLFGMITAVGLSNLQFVDMNSSRNLFVLGFSMFFGLTLPNYLESNPGAINTGIPEVDQILTVLLTTEMFVGGCLAFILDNTVPGSPEERGLIQWKAGAHANSEMSTNLKSYDFPIGMSMVKRTAFLKYIPICPVFNGFSPRSKTQLPVPEDTPENTQIGSACTKV; encoded by the exons ATGAAGCTGCTGTCCAGCTGGAGAGCCCGGCTGCCTGCGGGCCCTTGGAGCGGGGCCTGGCCGTGGGCCCAACAACCCAGAA GAACCGCTCACAACTGTGCCCCAAAGATGAGGGCCCAGGAGAACCCGGAGGGCCGGACACAG CATGAGTCTCTGGGCTCCGCAGGGAACTCCACGAGGGATCCCATGGTCCCCCTGCCCACAGAGCCCAAGTTTGACATGTTGTACAAGATCGAGGATGTGCCACCCTGGTACCTGTGTATTCTGCTGGGCTTCCAG CATTACTTGACATGCTTCAGTGGCACCATTGCTGTGCCCTTCCTTCTGGCTGAGGCGCTGTGTGTGGGCCGGGACCAGCACATGGTCAGCCAGCTCATCGGTACGATCTTCACCTGCGTGGGCATCACCACCCTCATCCAGACCACGGTGGGCATCCG GCTGCCTCTGTTCCAGGCCAGCGCCTTTGCATTTCTGGTCCCAGCCAAAGCCATCCTGGCCCTGGAGAGATGGAAATGCCCCCCAGAAG AGGAGATCTATGGTAACTGGAGTCTCCCCCTGAACACCTCTCATATCTGGCATCCACGGATACGAGAG GTCCAGGGTGCAATCATGGTGTCCAGCACAGTGGAGGTGGTGATCGGGCTGATGGGGCTGCCTGGGGCCCTGCTCAGCTACATAGGACCTCTCACGGTCACCCCCACTGTCTCCCTCATTGGCCTCTCTGTCTTCCAAGCTGCTGGTGACCGAGCTGGCTCCCACTGGGGCATCTCAGCTTG TTCCATTCTTCTGATCGTCCTCTTCTCCCAGTACCTGCGTAACCTCGCCTTCCTGCTGCCTGTCTACCGCTGGGGCAAGGGCCTGACTCTCTTCCGCATCCAGATCTTCAAGATGTTTCCA ATTGTGCTGGCCATCATGACCGTGTGGCTGCTCTGCTATATCCTGACCCTGACGAACGTGCTGCCCTCAGACCCCACAGCTTATGGCTTCCAGGCACGGACGGACGCACGAGGGGACATCATGGCTATCGCGCCCTGGATCCGCATCCCCTACCCCT GTCAGTGGGGCCTGCCCACAGTGACTGCAGCTGCTGTTCTGGGAATGTTCAGTGCCACACTGGCGGGCATCATTGAGTCCATCGGGGATTACTATGCTTGTGCCCGCCTGGCTggtgccccaccccctccagtaCATGCCATCAACAG GGGCATCTTCACCGAGGGCATCTGCTGCATTATCGCAGGGCTGTTGGGCACAGGCAACGGGTCCACCTCGTCCAGCCCCAACATCGGCGTTCTAGGGATTACCAAG GTAGGCAGCCGGCGCGTGGTGCAGTATGGTGCCGGCATCATGCTAGTCCTGGGCACGATTGGCAAATTCACCGCCCTTTTTGCTTCGCTCCCTGACCCCATACTGGGGGGCATGTTCTGCACCCTTTTCG GCATGATTACGGCTGTGGGGCTGTCCAACTTGCAGTTCGTGGACATGAACTCCTCCCGCAACCTGTTCGTGCTCGGATTTTCCATGTTCTTCGGGCTCACGCTGCCCAATTACCTGGAGTCCAACCCCGGCGCCATCAACACAG GCATTCCTGAAGTGGACCAGATTCTGACTGTGCTGCTGACCACAGAGATGTTCGTGGGTGGGTGCCTCGCTTTCATACTGGACAACACAGTGCCAG GGAGCCCAGAGGAACGAGGTCTGATACAGTGGAAAGCTGGGGCCCATGCCAACAGTGAGATGTCTACCAACCTCAAGAGCTATGACTTCCCCATAGGGATGAGCATGGTAAAAAGGACTGCCTTTCTGAAATACATTCCTATCTGCCCCGTCTTCAACGGATTTTCACCAAGGTCAAAAACCCAGCTTCCAGTTCCAGAAGACACTCCAGAAAATACACAAATTGGATCTGCATGCACCAAAGTCTGA
- the SLC23A1 gene encoding solute carrier family 23 member 1 isoform X1 translates to MKLLSSWRARLPAGPWSGAWPWAQQPRRTAHNCAPKMRAQENPEGRTQHESLGSAGNSTRDPMVPLPTEPKFDMLYKIEDVPPWYLCILLGFQHYLTCFSGTIAVPFLLAEALCVGRDQHMVSQLIGTIFTCVGITTLIQTTVGIRLPLFQASAFAFLVPAKAILALERWKCPPEEEIYGNWSLPLNTSHIWHPRIREVQGAIMVSSTVEVVIGLMGLPGALLSYIGPLTVTPTVSLIGLSVFQAAGDRAGSHWGISACSILLIVLFSQYLRNLAFLLPVYRWGKGLTLFRIQIFKMFPIVLAIMTVWLLCYILTLTNVLPSDPTAYGFQARTDARGDIMAIAPWIRIPYPCQWGLPTVTAAAVLGMFSATLAGIIESIGDYYACARLAGAPPPPVHAINRGIFTEGICCIIAGLLGTGNGSTSSSPNIGVLGITKVGSRRVVQYGAGIMLVLGTIGKFTALFASLPDPILGGMFCTLFGMITAVGLSNLQFVDMNSSRNLFVLGFSMFFGLTLPNYLESNPGAINTGIPEVDQILTVLLTTEMFVGGCLAFILDNTVPGMGQPWEGHTGLGWAHPHSNRWPAPQPEVWPGPMQCRPCKEKQGHLGWWSAHWLEGETPGWREARTCPTSFEEGRSRGAIPRPCELFPLHFLIAIRWKGAFGSLCLLPLGQIQMKHQFGWQNPLQLLPAACHA, encoded by the exons ATGAAGCTGCTGTCCAGCTGGAGAGCCCGGCTGCCTGCGGGCCCTTGGAGCGGGGCCTGGCCGTGGGCCCAACAACCCAGAA GAACCGCTCACAACTGTGCCCCAAAGATGAGGGCCCAGGAGAACCCGGAGGGCCGGACACAG CATGAGTCTCTGGGCTCCGCAGGGAACTCCACGAGGGATCCCATGGTCCCCCTGCCCACAGAGCCCAAGTTTGACATGTTGTACAAGATCGAGGATGTGCCACCCTGGTACCTGTGTATTCTGCTGGGCTTCCAG CATTACTTGACATGCTTCAGTGGCACCATTGCTGTGCCCTTCCTTCTGGCTGAGGCGCTGTGTGTGGGCCGGGACCAGCACATGGTCAGCCAGCTCATCGGTACGATCTTCACCTGCGTGGGCATCACCACCCTCATCCAGACCACGGTGGGCATCCG GCTGCCTCTGTTCCAGGCCAGCGCCTTTGCATTTCTGGTCCCAGCCAAAGCCATCCTGGCCCTGGAGAGATGGAAATGCCCCCCAGAAG AGGAGATCTATGGTAACTGGAGTCTCCCCCTGAACACCTCTCATATCTGGCATCCACGGATACGAGAG GTCCAGGGTGCAATCATGGTGTCCAGCACAGTGGAGGTGGTGATCGGGCTGATGGGGCTGCCTGGGGCCCTGCTCAGCTACATAGGACCTCTCACGGTCACCCCCACTGTCTCCCTCATTGGCCTCTCTGTCTTCCAAGCTGCTGGTGACCGAGCTGGCTCCCACTGGGGCATCTCAGCTTG TTCCATTCTTCTGATCGTCCTCTTCTCCCAGTACCTGCGTAACCTCGCCTTCCTGCTGCCTGTCTACCGCTGGGGCAAGGGCCTGACTCTCTTCCGCATCCAGATCTTCAAGATGTTTCCA ATTGTGCTGGCCATCATGACCGTGTGGCTGCTCTGCTATATCCTGACCCTGACGAACGTGCTGCCCTCAGACCCCACAGCTTATGGCTTCCAGGCACGGACGGACGCACGAGGGGACATCATGGCTATCGCGCCCTGGATCCGCATCCCCTACCCCT GTCAGTGGGGCCTGCCCACAGTGACTGCAGCTGCTGTTCTGGGAATGTTCAGTGCCACACTGGCGGGCATCATTGAGTCCATCGGGGATTACTATGCTTGTGCCCGCCTGGCTggtgccccaccccctccagtaCATGCCATCAACAG GGGCATCTTCACCGAGGGCATCTGCTGCATTATCGCAGGGCTGTTGGGCACAGGCAACGGGTCCACCTCGTCCAGCCCCAACATCGGCGTTCTAGGGATTACCAAG GTAGGCAGCCGGCGCGTGGTGCAGTATGGTGCCGGCATCATGCTAGTCCTGGGCACGATTGGCAAATTCACCGCCCTTTTTGCTTCGCTCCCTGACCCCATACTGGGGGGCATGTTCTGCACCCTTTTCG GCATGATTACGGCTGTGGGGCTGTCCAACTTGCAGTTCGTGGACATGAACTCCTCCCGCAACCTGTTCGTGCTCGGATTTTCCATGTTCTTCGGGCTCACGCTGCCCAATTACCTGGAGTCCAACCCCGGCGCCATCAACACAG GCATTCCTGAAGTGGACCAGATTCTGACTGTGCTGCTGACCACAGAGATGTTCGTGGGTGGGTGCCTCGCTTTCATACTGGACAACACAGTGCCAGGTATGGGTCAGCCCTGGGAGGGACACACAGGACTAGGCTGGGCTCATCCGCACTCCAACAGATGGCCAGCCCCTCAACCAGAAGTGTGGCCAGGACCCATGCAATGCAGGCCCTGCAAGGAAAAGCAGGGACACTTGGGCTGGTGGAGTGCCCACTGGCTGGAGGGGGAGACCCCTGGCTGGAGAGAGGCACGGACATGCCCTACAAGTTTTGAAGAGGGTAGGTCTAGGGGAGCCATTCCCAGGCCCTGTGAGTTGTTTCCTCTCCATTTCTTGATAGCCATCAGGTGGAAGGGTGCCTTTGGGAGCCTTTGCCTTCTTCCATTAGGGCAGATACAAATGAAGCATCAGTTTGGGTGGCAAAACCCACTCCAATTATTGCCAGCAGCCTGTCACGCTTGA
- the PAIP2 gene encoding polyadenylate-binding protein-interacting protein 2 — translation MKDPSRSSTSPSIINEDVIINGHSHEDDNPFAEYMWMENEEEFNRQIEEELWEEEFIERCFQEMLEEEEEHEWFIPARDLPQTMDQIQDQFNDLVISDGSSLEDLVVKSNLNPNAKEFVPGVKY, via the exons ATGAAAGATCCAAGTCGCAGCAGTACTAGCCCAAGCATCATCAATGAAGATGTGATTATTAATGGTCATTCTCATGAAGATGACAATCCATTTGCAGAGTACATGTGGATGGAAAATGAAGAGGAATTCAACAGACAA ATAGAAGAGGAGTTATGGGAAGAAGAATTTATTGAACGCTGCTTCCAAGAAAtgctggaggaagaagaagaacatGAGTGGTTTATTCCAGCTCGAGATCTCCCACAAACTATGGACCAAATCCAAGACCAATTTAATGACCTTGTTATCAGTGATGGCTCTTCTCTGGAAGATCTTGTG GTCAAGAGCAATCTGAATCCAAATGCAAAGGAGTTTGTTCCTGGGGTGAAGTACTAA
- the SLC23A1 gene encoding solute carrier family 23 member 1 isoform X2: MKLLSSWRARLPAGPWSGAWPWAQQPRRTAHNCAPKMRAQENPEGRTQHESLGSAGNSTRDPMVPLPTEPKFDMLYKIEDVPPWYLCILLGFQHYLTCFSGTIAVPFLLAEALCVGRDQHMVSQLIGTIFTCVGITTLIQTTVGIRLPLFQASAFAFLVPAKAILALERWKCPPEEEIYGNWSLPLNTSHIWHPRIREVQGAIMVSSTVEVVIGLMGLPGALLSYIGPLTVTPTVSLIGLSVFQAAGDRAGSHWGISACSILLIVLFSQYLRNLAFLLPVYRWGKGLTLFRIQIFKMFPIVLAIMTVWLLCYILTLTNVLPSDPTAYGFQARTDARGDIMAIAPWIRIPYPCQWGLPTVTAAAVLGMFSATLAGIIESIGDYYACARLAGAPPPPVHAINRGIFTEGICCIIAGLLGTGNGSTSSSPNIGVLGITKVGSRRVVQYGAGIMLVLGTIGKFTALFASLPDPILGGMFCTLFGECRVRAGGLRAVWEWWSPPCPHSSSSRYPAPSGMITAVGLSNLQFVDMNSSRNLFVLGFSMFFGLTLPNYLESNPGAINTGIPEVDQILTVLLTTEMFVGGCLAFILDNTVPGSPEERGLIQWKAGAHANSEMSTNLKSYDFPIGMSMVKRTAFLKYIPICPVFNGFSPRSKTQLPVPEDTPENTQIGSACTKV, encoded by the exons ATGAAGCTGCTGTCCAGCTGGAGAGCCCGGCTGCCTGCGGGCCCTTGGAGCGGGGCCTGGCCGTGGGCCCAACAACCCAGAA GAACCGCTCACAACTGTGCCCCAAAGATGAGGGCCCAGGAGAACCCGGAGGGCCGGACACAG CATGAGTCTCTGGGCTCCGCAGGGAACTCCACGAGGGATCCCATGGTCCCCCTGCCCACAGAGCCCAAGTTTGACATGTTGTACAAGATCGAGGATGTGCCACCCTGGTACCTGTGTATTCTGCTGGGCTTCCAG CATTACTTGACATGCTTCAGTGGCACCATTGCTGTGCCCTTCCTTCTGGCTGAGGCGCTGTGTGTGGGCCGGGACCAGCACATGGTCAGCCAGCTCATCGGTACGATCTTCACCTGCGTGGGCATCACCACCCTCATCCAGACCACGGTGGGCATCCG GCTGCCTCTGTTCCAGGCCAGCGCCTTTGCATTTCTGGTCCCAGCCAAAGCCATCCTGGCCCTGGAGAGATGGAAATGCCCCCCAGAAG AGGAGATCTATGGTAACTGGAGTCTCCCCCTGAACACCTCTCATATCTGGCATCCACGGATACGAGAG GTCCAGGGTGCAATCATGGTGTCCAGCACAGTGGAGGTGGTGATCGGGCTGATGGGGCTGCCTGGGGCCCTGCTCAGCTACATAGGACCTCTCACGGTCACCCCCACTGTCTCCCTCATTGGCCTCTCTGTCTTCCAAGCTGCTGGTGACCGAGCTGGCTCCCACTGGGGCATCTCAGCTTG TTCCATTCTTCTGATCGTCCTCTTCTCCCAGTACCTGCGTAACCTCGCCTTCCTGCTGCCTGTCTACCGCTGGGGCAAGGGCCTGACTCTCTTCCGCATCCAGATCTTCAAGATGTTTCCA ATTGTGCTGGCCATCATGACCGTGTGGCTGCTCTGCTATATCCTGACCCTGACGAACGTGCTGCCCTCAGACCCCACAGCTTATGGCTTCCAGGCACGGACGGACGCACGAGGGGACATCATGGCTATCGCGCCCTGGATCCGCATCCCCTACCCCT GTCAGTGGGGCCTGCCCACAGTGACTGCAGCTGCTGTTCTGGGAATGTTCAGTGCCACACTGGCGGGCATCATTGAGTCCATCGGGGATTACTATGCTTGTGCCCGCCTGGCTggtgccccaccccctccagtaCATGCCATCAACAG GGGCATCTTCACCGAGGGCATCTGCTGCATTATCGCAGGGCTGTTGGGCACAGGCAACGGGTCCACCTCGTCCAGCCCCAACATCGGCGTTCTAGGGATTACCAAG GTAGGCAGCCGGCGCGTGGTGCAGTATGGTGCCGGCATCATGCTAGTCCTGGGCACGATTGGCAAATTCACCGCCCTTTTTGCTTCGCTCCCTGACCCCATACTGGGGGGCATGTTCTGCACCCTTTTCGGTGAGTGCCGCGTGCGGGCCGGGGGTCTCCGCGCGGTCTGGGAGTggtggagcccaccctgcccgcACAGCAGCTCCAGCCGTTATCCTGCGCCCTCAGGCATGATTACGGCTGTGGGGCTGTCCAACTTGCAGTTCGTGGACATGAACTCCTCCCGCAACCTGTTCGTGCTCGGATTTTCCATGTTCTTCGGGCTCACGCTGCCCAATTACCTGGAGTCCAACCCCGGCGCCATCAACACAG GCATTCCTGAAGTGGACCAGATTCTGACTGTGCTGCTGACCACAGAGATGTTCGTGGGTGGGTGCCTCGCTTTCATACTGGACAACACAGTGCCAG GGAGCCCAGAGGAACGAGGTCTGATACAGTGGAAAGCTGGGGCCCATGCCAACAGTGAGATGTCTACCAACCTCAAGAGCTATGACTTCCCCATAGGGATGAGCATGGTAAAAAGGACTGCCTTTCTGAAATACATTCCTATCTGCCCCGTCTTCAACGGATTTTCACCAAGGTCAAAAACCCAGCTTCCAGTTCCAGAAGACACTCCAGAAAATACACAAATTGGATCTGCATGCACCAAAGTCTGA
- the MZB1 gene encoding marginal zone B- and B1-cell-specific protein yields the protein MLTEPAPLTMRLSLPLILLLLGAWAIPGGFGDRAPLTATAPQLDDEEKYSAHMPAHLRCDACRAVVYQMWQHLAKAEAKLHTPDSGGRRRELSESVYTDILDQSCTQTWQGYGVREVNQVKRLTGPGLSKGPEPSISVMITGGPWPTRLSRTCLHYLGEFGEDQIYEAHQQGRGALETLLCGGPQGACSEEGTVTRTEL from the exons ATGCTCACTGAGCCAGCTCCACTGACCATGAGGCTGTCCCTGCCACTGATACTGCTgctgctgggagcctgggccATCCCAGGGGGCTTCGGGGACAGGGCCCCACTCACAGCCACAGCCCCACAGTTGGACGATGAGGAGAAGTACTCAGCTCATATGCCTGCTCACCTGCGCTGTGATGCCTGCAGGGCAGTGGTCTACCAG ATGTGGCAACATTTGGCAAAGGCAGAGGCCAAGCTTCACACCCCAGACTCaggggggcggcggcgggagctGAGCGAGTCGGTGTATACAGACATCCTGGACCAGAGCTGCACCCAGACCTGGCAGGG CTATGGGGTCCGAGAAGTGAACCAGGTGAAACGTCTCACAGGCCCAGGGCTCAGCAAGGGGCCAGAGCCAAGCATCAGCGTGATGATCACAGGGGGCCCCTGGCCCACCAG GCTCTCCAGGACATGTTTGCACTACCTGGGGGAGTTTGGAGAAGACCAGATCTACGAAGCCCACCAACAAGGCCGAGGGGCTCTGGAGACATTGCTGTGTGGAGGACCCCAAGGGGCCTGCTCGGAAGAGGGGACCGTCACAAGGACAGAGCTCTAG